CAAACAGCAACTCTCTGTACATGAAATTTATTACCTGGAAAACCTTCTAGATGGCCTTAACAGATTAAATCTCATCCACTCTGTTCTTAAAGACCAAACTTGTGAAAGAACAGTACAGACTAATGTACTGAAGGTGGGCTAAACCCAAATACTTGTGGATAGGCTTATGGCAGATCAAATCATTGTTTTCTTCTGCATGTCTGCTTTATATCGGTGCTCTTTACATACGTTTTTGTTATTACCTTTTGAAGAACTTGAAAGTCTAGTTTGCACAAACCAGCTTACACTTTTAACAGCCACtctgagttgtgtttttttttttttttttttttttttacgttttggaaaaaacaaactgtcaaaATATGACATTGTGTGTCCTAAGCCAGCTAATGCTAAACTTAAGAAGCCACCTTACACCATAAGTGCACTTggatttctttgtctttcaccccttttttttaatctccttGAAAAGGAACATAGGAATAGAGGAATTTAAGCAGCAACTGTGTTAGTGTAAAGACATCTTCACAATTGGActgtatctttttttaaatttcattcatAGATCGAGTATGTCAACAACAAGGCCTCTCCCTCTGGGTGCCCTTCCAGAATGCTGCCACAGCTGTCACTAATCTTTACAAAGGCAAGTAATATGTTACTTTAACAATTTCCAGTCTTGTGAatacgtctttttttttttctttttctttttgatttgatatgGCCTATTAGAAGTACTGCATGCAAATGAGACTAGTTTAATTGGTTTTCATTGTTGGTAACCAGCTTAATTAAATGGCCTAACCTTGTGTGTTATCAGAGAGTATGGAAGCCCACCAGCGGAGCTATGACCTGGGTATCCATTTAGGTTATCAGCGCAGAAATAAGGAGGTGATTGCATGGGTAAAGAAGCGCAGAAGAACTATCAGACGAGAAGACCTGATTAGCTTCTTGTGTGGCAAAGTTCCCCCTCCACGGACAGCTCGTACCCCACCCAAAGTTGCCATGGTCTCTGCAAGTCGGTCATCGCCCCCGGAGACGGACAACTCTGTCGAGACTGACTTGCAGCCCTTCAGAGAGGCCATAGCCCTCCATGGTTAGCCAAAATGCCACATTCAGCGGGAAGCTGTGTTATGAAGTTTTATTTATGATGTAAGTTTGATGTGACttaatttatcttattttcttctttctttgtttgtttcttccttTGGTTTCCCAGGCCTGAGTGGTGCCATGGCTAGCATTTCTGTTCGTTCTGGTCCTCCTGGTTCCCCAACTCACCCTGCCCAGCCCCTCAGTCGTCGTAGGAATGGTCTTCATGACATGGACCTCAACACCTTCATAGCTGAGGAGATGGCACTTCATTTAGATTCTGCTGCCAGTCGTAAACGAGGCTCTGCACCCTGTAGTGATGTCATCACAGACTCACCCACTCATAAACGGAACAGGATGCTCTGAACTTTTctttcatcaataattcctctgctgtcctctacttGGTGGCCGATTGGACAGGTGATGGGGACTGATGCCTTGGCTAGCCAATAAAATCTTCCTCCACAAGCTCTTTTCAGACATGAGATGTGTAGCATTGTTGGTTTCTTCAATCTGACAAAGCGATATCAGTGAGTCATTCAGACATTGGTAACTTTCTGTTAATATTTCTAACTTCTTCAGTAAGACATACATACCTGTGAAAGTGACTGACATAGTCACAGCGCCATAACTATTCAAATTAGCATGCCAAATGTACAGTGATTGTGTAAACCATAGCAGCAGCGGTGGTTGGAATCAGCTGAAATTGTCACTTTTCTACATATTTAAGCACATTAAACATTGTTATGGTTGTGAGGGTTTTATTGCATTACAGTAACGGCACAGTTGGTGTAAAGTCAAAAAGTTCTTGTCTTTCACCTGAGGACATTGCCACCCTTGGTGCTTTGTGTCAGTTTAGGAGCTGTGCTACAAACATAAATAAGTCGTTTAAGAGTTAGTTTGTGCATCTAAACATGCTGTTTTGCAATCACAATGAGTATCAAGCAGCATGGTGTTTAAACTggatgtcaaaaataaaaataggagCTGTAGCTACAGCTTAAACACTAAATGGTATTGATATtcgttagaaaaaaaattagtcCTGCAGCTGATAATTGTAGGTAAAATCATGAAGAAGGAAAGTTTGAacagtgctgttttttttactactaaATCCAACAATACAATCTGCCAGATTACTGGAAACAACTGATCAGATTTCAAATTGACCCACCGCTGCTGTGCTGCCAGCCCATTAATGTGACTGCGGCACTTCAAATTTGTACCTTACAAATGAAAGGGATGCTTATATGTTGTTCAGTCTGACCTGGTCAGATTGCTGTTGCAAATATGTTACAGAAAAGCACCGGTGGTGTGATTGGCATGACGTCGTCAGGGTAAGTGACCACCACATAAATGGAAAGCAGTGCATGTCTGAAAGGGGCTTTAGTTGCAAtgttacaataaagaaaaacttgatTATCAGCCTGGATTTTCAGCCCGTTCATTATTTCCCACCTGTCATTTCTCATCTTAACAGAAAACTTCTCACTCATCCTCTTCatagtaaaatcatgttttctaaaaaatgtgtcttccttgtttgtttggttgCCCTCAATAGTTTTGGCAGTGAACCACACTACACTTAAAACCTTTGAAACTGCAGAATGTTTAATTGGTTATTGCTTATTTGtgattcacatttttaattagattaattagaCTAGCCTACTTTTTGCATTTCTCtttccccccccccctttctaCTAAAACACTTCCTCTTTAGTGGCGTGTGGGCTAAATCAGGCTGGACTGAAATCTGGGCTCTTCAGGAGGCTGAACTGACTGTTGGGCTTCACTAAAAAGCAATTGTCAGCGTGTGTGT
The Melanotaenia boesemani isolate fMelBoe1 chromosome 4, fMelBoe1.pri, whole genome shotgun sequence genome window above contains:
- the zgc:77849 gene encoding UPF0472 protein C16orf72 homolog; translated protein: MEERKEEGEAEIQEHGPEHWFSKWERQCLAEAEQDNSNEEETEQSQQKLWHLFQNSATAVAQLYKDRVCQQQGLSLWVPFQNAATAVTNLYKESMEAHQRSYDLGIHLGYQRRNKEVIAWVKKRRRTIRREDLISFLCGKVPPPRTARTPPKVAMVSASRSSPPETDNSVETDLQPFREAIALHGLSGAMASISVRSGPPGSPTHPAQPLSRRRNGLHDMDLNTFIAEEMALHLDSAASRKRGSAPCSDVITDSPTHKRNRML